From a region of the Desulfuromonas thiophila genome:
- the mutM gene encoding bifunctional DNA-formamidopyrimidine glycosylase/DNA-(apurinic or apyrimidinic site) lyase, whose translation MPELPEVETVRAGLEPHLLHRRLVACQVYQPRLRYPVPADLAVRLYQQTIHQLSRRGKYLLLHCASGTLLIHLGMSGSLRLLRKLEPAGRHDQVDLLLDDGTCLRFHDPRRFGLLLWQPAGQGEHPLLVGLGPEPLSSAFTTEVLARACNTSRQAIKVRLMDSRVVVGVGNIYANEALFVAGIDPRRPAASLTRAELRQLVRAVKQVLRLAIAAGGTTLRDFVDGSGQPGYFSQQLRVYGREDEPCRRCQRPIVQCRLAQRSTYFCPHCQPPLASP comes from the coding sequence ATGCCTGAATTGCCCGAAGTGGAAACCGTGCGGGCCGGGCTCGAACCGCACCTGCTGCACCGCCGTCTGGTGGCCTGTCAGGTTTATCAGCCTCGGCTGCGCTATCCGGTGCCGGCCGATCTGGCCGTCCGTCTGTACCAGCAGACCATCCACCAGTTGAGTCGCCGCGGCAAGTATCTGCTGCTGCACTGCGCGAGCGGCACGCTGCTCATTCATCTGGGCATGTCCGGTAGCCTGCGCTTGCTGCGCAAGCTGGAGCCGGCCGGCCGTCACGATCAGGTTGATCTGCTGCTCGACGATGGCACCTGTCTGCGGTTTCATGACCCCCGCCGTTTTGGTCTGCTGCTGTGGCAGCCGGCCGGGCAAGGAGAGCATCCGCTGCTGGTGGGTCTGGGGCCGGAGCCCCTGTCGTCGGCCTTTACCACAGAGGTTCTGGCGCGGGCCTGCAACACCAGCCGCCAGGCCATCAAGGTCCGGCTGATGGACAGCCGCGTGGTGGTCGGCGTTGGTAACATCTACGCCAACGAGGCCCTGTTCGTCGCCGGTATCGATCCGCGCCGGCCGGCCGCCAGCCTCACGCGCGCGGAACTGCGCCAGCTGGTGCGTGCCGTCAAACAGGTGCTGCGGCTGGCCATTGCCGCTGGTGGCACCACCTTGCGCGATTTCGTCGATGGCAGCGGTCAACCCGGCTATTTCAGCCAGCAATTGCGTGTCTACGGTCGTGAGGATGAACCCTGTCGTCGCTGCCAGCGGCCCATTGTCCAGTGTCGCCTGGCCCAGCGCTCGACCTATTTCTGTCCCCACTGTCAGCCGCCGCTGGCATCACCCTGA